The Sulfurihydrogenibium subterraneum DSM 15120 genomic interval TAACAAAAATAGAAAGGGAAAATTTAAAATATAGCGAAGATGAAAACAAAGATATAAAACCTAAACTCAGTATTAAAGAAAAGATAGTTTTAAAACATATATTGGAAAATCCGAATTTCTTGCAAAAGTACAATTTTTATGATATAATAACCTTTTCAGATACTTTAGGTTATTATATACAACTGATTAACAGTGGGAATACGCAAATTATTCAAGATTTATCTCAAACTTTAAACCAGCACAACATCTCAACTACAGAAGAGACTGTTTTGCAAATATTAGAAGACTTTAGACAAGAGTGGATTAAGAAGCAAAAATCTCTTGATTTATCAACCTTGTCAGAGAAAAATTTTACAGATGTTTTTAATGAAATAAAAACTCTTAAAAGGAGGCGATGATATATGATTAACCTTCAAGAAAGAGATGATGTAAGAACTCTTATCAATCTCGCAAGAGAAAAAGGTTATGTCACCTATTCAGAGATAAGCACCTATGTAGATGAGGAATTCTTCTCATCTGATGAGCACATAGAAAACCTTATTGAATACCTAAACGAGTTAAACATAGACGTAAGAGACGATGAGAAAATTAAAGAAGAAGACGATGATATCTATCTTGGAATAGATTTTGACGATGACGTTTGGTCAAAAGCAGATGACCCAGTTAAGTTATACTTAAGAGAGATGGGAAAAATTCCATTGTTAAAGAGAGATGAAGAGATTAAGTATGCAATGGAGATAGAAAGAGGAAGAAAGAAAGTATTTAGAGGCTTACTTAGGACCTCTTTCCTTACAGAAAGGTTGTTAGACGAGTGGGCTAAAGTTGTAGATGGTAAGTTAAGAGTACAAGATTTACTGAATATAGAAGAAACTGAAGAAAAACCAGAGGACATATCAGAAACAGAAGATTTAGAGCTTGAAAATAACGAAAACTATGACAAAATAACTTCTGACTTTATTAAGAAAGGTTTGGAACTTGCTAAACTCTACAGAGATTTACTTGAAAAAGAAAAGATTTACCTTGAAACAAAAACATTAGAAGCAAAAAAAGAGTTTGTATGGCAACACGCAAAGTTAAATAAATTTATAAAAAGTTTAAACATTAAGTTTACTAAATTAGACAAAATAGCAGATGAACTGAAAGAGTTATACATCAAGCTAAGGAAAAACGAGAAAGACTATGAAAAAAGAATAAAGATAATATCAAAAATTCATCCTGATATAGATCTAATGCTTTCTACAGAGTATGAAAAAAATCCAGAAATACTAAAAAAACTTGAAAAAAATGGCTTCTCTTACGGCAGATACGAAATACTAAGGACAGAAACACTAAGACTTAAAAATGAGATTGAAGATATAAAAGCAAAAATAGGAACAATTCCAGAAGAGTTTGACCACGTATTAGACATAATACAGCAAGGAAGGAATGAAATAAACAACGTAAAACAGATACTTGTTAAAGCTAACCTAAGACTTGTTGTATCTATTGCTAAAAAGTACACAAACAGAGGTTTACAGTTTTTAGACCTTATTCAAGAAGGAAATATAGGACTTATGAAAGCAGTTGATAAGTACGATTACAAAAGAGGATTTAAATTTTCTACCTATGCAACTTGGTGGATTAGACAGGCAATCACAAGAGCAATAGCAGACCAAGCCAGAACAATTAGAATTCCAGTACATATGATAGAAACAATTAATAAGCTAATAAGAGTGGCAAGGTCAATGGTACAAGAGCTTGGTAGAGAACCTACACCTGAAGAAATAGCAAAAAAAGTAGGAATGCCTGCAGAAAAAGTTAAGAAGATACTAAGAACTTCCCAAGAGCCTATATCTTTAGAAACACCTATTGGAACAGACGAAGAGACACACCTTGGAGACTTTATAGAAGACAAAACAGTTCTATCTCCAGAAGCACACATGCTTAAAAATGCTCTTAGAATGCAGCTTGACGAAGTTTTATCTACTCTATCAGAAAGAGAAGAACAGGTATTAAGGTATAGATTTGGACTTGAAGATGATACAGAACACACATTAGAACAAGTTGGTAAAAGATTTGGAGTAACAAGGGAAAGAATAAGACAGATAGAAGCAAAAGCTCTCAGAAAGCTAAGACATCCACACAGGGCAAAATATTTAAAACCGTTTATTGAAGGAGATTAATTAAAATCCCCCGTTATCGGGGGTGTTTAAAAAATAATGAAAAACATAATACTAAACAAAGCAGGAATAGAAAAAGTAAGCTTAAAAAATCCTTGGATTTACAACAAAGAGATAAAATCTATTCCATTGGATGTAAAAGAAGGAGATTTAGTCCGTATTTATTCTCCTGATATAAAGTTTTTAGCAGTAGGCTACGCAAATCCTAAAAGTAAGATTACTGTAAGAATACTTTCATTTGAAGATAAACCTATAGATAAAAATTTCTTTGTAGAAAAGATAAATAAAGCTTTAGAAAAAAGAAAGCCTTTAAAAAATATTACAAACGCATACCGCCTCATTCACTCAGAAGCTGATGGATTGTCTGGTTTAATTGTAGACTACTACGATGGATATCTCTCTGTTCAAATAAACACTGCAGGGATGGAAAGGTTGAGGGATTTAATTGTCTCTACATTGATAGAAGAATTAAATCCAAAAGGTATTTACGAAAAGTCTGATGAGAAATCAAGAGAGAAGGAAGGATTAGAAACTACAGAAAAATTAATTTTCGGAGGTATACCAAAAGAGATAGAGATTTTTGAGTATGATGCAAAATTTTTAGTAAATCTTACAGAAAGCCAGAAAACTGGATTTTATTTAGACCAGAGAAAAAACAGAAAAGTAGTTTACGATTACTGTCAAGAAGGCTACAAAGTTTTAGATTTATTTTCTAACTCTGGTGGGTTTGGCGTTCACTGTGGCATTAAAAAAGCTGATTTTATAAAGTTTGTTGACATATCTTCAGCAGCTGTAAATCAGATAGAAAAAAATGCAAAAATAAATAACTTAAAGAATTATGAAATTGTTAAGGAAGACGTTTTTGACTTCTTAAAGAAAGAGGTAAAATCAGGTTTTAAATACGACTTTATAATCTTAGACCCGCCACCTTTTGCAAAAACAAAAAATGAAGTAGAAGGAGCTCTCAGAGGATTTAAGTATCTTATCTTAAATAGTTTAAAACTTTTAAATGAAAACGGATGTTTAGCTGTATTTAGCTGTTCTCACCATATTACTCTTCAAGATTTAATTGATACAACTCTTCAAGCCTGTAAAGATACAGCTTCTGTTTTAGAGTTTAAAGAGTTTCTAATGCAAGATATTGACCATCCTTATATAATAAACATTCCAAACACTTTTTACTTAAAAGGCTTTTTAGCACAGAAGATTTAAGAAAAAACAAACTTGACCAGTCTGTAAAAAGTTCCTACCGTAAACCAGATATAAAAAATTCCTAAAATAGATGAAGAAATATCAAAAAGTTTAAAGTAATCAAATCCAGCAATAAAAATCAACAAAGGTATATAAAAATACAGATTTATTAAAGCAAGCTTTTCATTAATAAGTTTATGAATTGGAAGAACTTCTTTCCCTTTTCTAACTTTCTCTTGATAAAACCAGTTCCATAATATCCTTGGAAGAAGATGAATCATAGCCCCTGATAAAACTAAAAATCCAAAACCGTAAATCATTAAATCTATATGCAAAATAATTAAATCAAACTTATTAAAAATAATAATTCCCAGTATAGTAATCGTCCCAAGTAGAAATAAAAACCATCCTAAAAGGAAGTATTTAACTACTAAAGGTAAAACAATGGCTTTTTTACCTTTAAATACAGAGTCATAAATAATGTAAAGAT includes:
- the rpoD gene encoding RNA polymerase sigma factor RpoD, with amino-acid sequence MINLQERDDVRTLINLAREKGYVTYSEISTYVDEEFFSSDEHIENLIEYLNELNIDVRDDEKIKEEDDDIYLGIDFDDDVWSKADDPVKLYLREMGKIPLLKRDEEIKYAMEIERGRKKVFRGLLRTSFLTERLLDEWAKVVDGKLRVQDLLNIEETEEKPEDISETEDLELENNENYDKITSDFIKKGLELAKLYRDLLEKEKIYLETKTLEAKKEFVWQHAKLNKFIKSLNIKFTKLDKIADELKELYIKLRKNEKDYEKRIKIISKIHPDIDLMLSTEYEKNPEILKKLEKNGFSYGRYEILRTETLRLKNEIEDIKAKIGTIPEEFDHVLDIIQQGRNEINNVKQILVKANLRLVVSIAKKYTNRGLQFLDLIQEGNIGLMKAVDKYDYKRGFKFSTYATWWIRQAITRAIADQARTIRIPVHMIETINKLIRVARSMVQELGREPTPEEIAKKVGMPAEKVKKILRTSQEPISLETPIGTDEETHLGDFIEDKTVLSPEAHMLKNALRMQLDEVLSTLSEREEQVLRYRFGLEDDTEHTLEQVGKRFGVTRERIRQIEAKALRKLRHPHRAKYLKPFIEGD
- a CDS encoding class I SAM-dependent rRNA methyltransferase, with amino-acid sequence MKNIILNKAGIEKVSLKNPWIYNKEIKSIPLDVKEGDLVRIYSPDIKFLAVGYANPKSKITVRILSFEDKPIDKNFFVEKINKALEKRKPLKNITNAYRLIHSEADGLSGLIVDYYDGYLSVQINTAGMERLRDLIVSTLIEELNPKGIYEKSDEKSREKEGLETTEKLIFGGIPKEIEIFEYDAKFLVNLTESQKTGFYLDQRKNRKVVYDYCQEGYKVLDLFSNSGGFGVHCGIKKADFIKFVDISSAAVNQIEKNAKINNLKNYEIVKEDVFDFLKKEVKSGFKYDFIILDPPPFAKTKNEVEGALRGFKYLILNSLKLLNENGCLAVFSCSHHITLQDLIDTTLQACKDTASVLEFKEFLMQDIDHPYIINIPNTFYLKGFLAQKI